From the genome of Suricata suricatta isolate VVHF042 chromosome 3, meerkat_22Aug2017_6uvM2_HiC, whole genome shotgun sequence, one region includes:
- the LRRN2 gene encoding leucine-rich repeat neuronal protein 2, translating to MRLLVAPLLLAWVAGATAAVPVVPWRVPCPPQCACQIRPWYTPRSSYREATTVDCNDLFLTAVPPGLPAGTQTLLLQSNSIIHVDRSELNYLANLTELDLSQNSFTDARDCDLRALPQLLSLHLEENRLSRLEDHSFAGLTSLQELYLNHNQLYRIAPRAFAGLSNLLRLHLNSNLLRAIDSRWFEMLPNLEILMIGGNKVDAILDMNFRPLANLRSLVLAGMNLREISNYALEGLQSLESLSFYDNQLAQVPRRALEQVPGLKFLDLNKNPLQRVGPGDFANMLHLKELGLNNMEELVSIDKFALVNLPELTKLDITNNPRLSFIHPHAFHHLPQMETLMLNNNALSALHQQTVESLPNLQEVGLHGNPIRCDCVIRWANATGTRIRFIEPQSTLCAEPPDLQRRPVREVPFREMTDRCLPLISPRSFPPSLQVASGESLVLHCRALAEPEPEIYWVTPAGLRLTAAHAGRKYRVYPEGTLELRRVTAEEAGLYTCVAQNLVGADSKTVSVVVGRPPLQPGRDKGWGLELRVQETHPYHILLSWVSPPNTVSTNLTWSSAASPPGQGAPALARLPRGTHSYNITRLLQATEYWACLQVAFADAHTQLACVWTRTKEAAPCHRALGDRPGLIAILALAVLLLAAGLATHLGGGQPRQGVGGRPLLPAWAFWGWSAPSIRVVSAPLVLPWNPGRKLSRPSEGETPSPLSLQNS from the coding sequence ATGAGGCTCCTTGTGGCCCCCCTTCTGCTAGCATGGGTGGCCGGTGCCACGGCCGCTGTGCCCGTGGTGCCCTGGCGCGTGCCCTGCCCCCCTCAGTGCGCCTGCCAGATCCGGCCCTGGTATACACCCCGCTCATCCTACCGTGAGGCCACCACTGTGGACTGCAATGACCTGTTCCTGACGGCGGTGCCCCCCGGGCTGCCCGCAGGCACGCAGACCTTGCTCCTGCAGAGCAATAGCATCATCCACGTGGACCGGAGTGAGCTCAACTACCTGGCCAATCTCACAGAACTGGACCTGTCCCAGAACAGCTTCACGGACGCCCGAGACTGTGACCTCCGCGCCCTGCCCCAGCTGCTGAGCCTGCACCTGGAGGAGAACCGGCTGAGTCGGCTGGAGGACCACAGCTTCGCGGGGCTCACCAGCCTGCAGGAGCTCTATCTCAACCACAACCAGCTCTACCGCATCGCCCCCAGGGCCTTTGCCGGCCTCAGCAACCTGCTGAGGCTGCACCTGAACTCCAACCTGCTGAGGGCCATTGACAGCCGCTGGTTTGAGATGCTGCCCAACCTGGAGATCCTCATGATTGGTGGCAACAAGGTGGATGCCATCCTGGACATGAACTTCCGACCCCTGGCCAATCTGCGCAGCCTGGTTCTCGCGGGCATGAACCTTCGGGAGATCTCCAACTATGCCCTGGAAGGcctgcagagcctggagagccTCTCCTTCTATGACAACCAGCTGGCTCAGGTGCCCCGGCGGGCCTTGGAGCAGGTGCCCGGGCTCAAGTTCTTAGACCTGAACAAGAACCCACTCCAGCGGGTGGGACCCGGGGACTTTGCCAACATGCTGCACCTCAAGGAGCTGGGTCTCAACAACATGGAGGAGCTGGTTTCCATCGACAAGTTCGCCCTGGTCAACCTCCCTGAGCTGACCAAGCTGGATATCACCAACAACCCCCGGCTGTCCTTCATCCACCCCCACGCCTTCCACCACCTGCCCCAGATGGAGACCCTCATGCTCAACAACAACGCTCTCAGTGCCTTGCACCAGCAGACGGTGGAGTCCCTGCCCAACCTGCAGGAGGTGGGTCTCCATGGCAACCCCATCCGCTGTGATTGCGTCATCCGCTGGGCCAATGCCACAGGCACCCGCATCCGCTTCATCGAGCCACAGTCCACCCTGTGCGCCGAGCCGCCAGACCTCCAGCGCCGCCCAGTCCGAGAGGTGCCCTTCCGCGAGATGACAGACCGCTGCCTGCCCCTCATCTCCCCTCGCAGCTTTCCCCCCAGCCTCCAGGTGGCCAGTGGAGAGAGCCTGGTGCTACACTGCCGGGCACTGGCGGAACCAGAACCCGAGATCTACTGGGTCACCCCAGCAGGGCTTCGACTGACGGCTGCCCACGCTGGCAGGAAGTACCGGGTGTACCCTGAGGGGACCCTGGAGCTGCGGAGGGTGACGGCAGAAGAGGCAGGGCTGTACACCTGTGTGGCCCAGAACCTGGTGGGGGCTGACAGTAAGACAGTTAGTGTGGTTGTTGGCCGCCCTCCCCTCCAGCCAGGCCGGGACAAGGGATGGGGGCTGGAGCTGCGGGTGCAGGAGACCCACCCTTATCACATCCTGCTGTCTTGGGTGTCCCCACCCAACACAGTCTCTACCAACCTCACCTGGTCTAGCGCCGCCTCCCCGCCGGGCCAGGGGGCCCCTGCTCTGGCCCGTCTGCCGAGGGGAACCCACAGCTACAACATCACCCGCCTCCTTCAGGCCACGGAGTACTGGGCCTGCCTGCAAGTGGCCTTTGCTGATGCCCACACCCAGTTGGCATGTGTATGGACCAGGACTAAAGAGGCCGCTCCTTGCCACAGAGCCTTAGGGGACCGACCTGGGCTCATAGCCATCCTGGCTCTGGCTGTCCTCCTGCTGGCAGCCGGGCTAGCCACCCACCTTGGCGGTGGTCagcccaggcagggggtgggtgggcgGCCTCTCCTTCCAGCCTGGGCTTTCTGGGGCTGGAGTGCCCCCTCCATCCGAGTGGTGTCCGCACCCCTTGTCTTGCCCTGGAATCCAGGAAGGAAGCTGTCCAGGCCTTCGGAAGGGGAGacaccatcaccactgtcactACAGAATTCCTGA